In a genomic window of Physeter macrocephalus isolate SW-GA chromosome 14, ASM283717v5, whole genome shotgun sequence:
- the MROH8 gene encoding LOW QUALITY PROTEIN: protein MROH8 (The sequence of the model RefSeq protein was modified relative to this genomic sequence to represent the inferred CDS: inserted 1 base in 1 codon; deleted 1 base in 1 codon; substituted 2 bases at 2 genomic stop codons): protein MPLPRRERGSRLAGSCVASTSLXAGRGTPLSSHAQRLTRRRHSSXQVPPEPETQADFRAGKWLQECTGGDARDSRQTPRARMGSRHRICSREEVVIPCASDNDSGSVDLQLSNLEIFXKGPGSLELTDSDISDIPGLPRESLTDTFRHLTHRGPLGEVIAERLIQSILEFFNGELKSELEKPSFLRSLSSLSRTLPYDDLEKHLREKALRSMWKAQVSPQS from the exons ATGCCCCTGCCCCGCAGGGAAAGGGGATCCCGCCTAGCCGGCTCCTGCGTGGCGAGCACTAGTC CTGCGGGCCGCGGGACCCCGTTGTCGAGCCACGCGCAACGCCTCACCCGGCGGCGCCATTCCTCCTAGCAGGTCCCACCAGAGCCCGAGACACAAGCGGACTTCCGCGCGGGAAAGTGGCTCCAAGAGTGCACCGGAGGGGACGCCAGGGATTCGCGGCAGACCCCGCGTGCtagaatgggctctaggca TCGGATCTGTAGTCGGGAAGAAGTAGTGATCCCTTGTGCTTCTGACAATGATTCAGGAAGTGTGGATTTGCAGCTGAGCAACttagag atattttaaaaaggcCCAGGTAGCCTTGAACTTACAG ACTCGGACATCTCAGATATCCCTGGACTCCCTCGGGAATCCCTCACAGACACCTTCAGACACCTGACCCACCGGGGCCCCCTCGGTGAAGTCATTGCTGAGAGGCTGATTCAATCCATCCTGGAGTTTTTTAATGGTGAACTAAAG AGTGAACTTGAGAAGCCATCATTCCTAAGATCTTTGTCTTCTCTCAGCCGAACTTTACCTTATGATGACTTAGAAAAGCACCTGCGTGAAAAGGCCCTGAGATCAATGTGGAAGGCTCAAGTGTCCCCACAGTCCTAG